In Erigeron canadensis isolate Cc75 chromosome 7, C_canadensis_v1, whole genome shotgun sequence, one DNA window encodes the following:
- the LOC122607635 gene encoding mitochondrial import inner membrane translocase subunit TIM10-like produces the protein MAANNNNMQAAMDKEQIYMMAQTEMEYRVELFNKLTNTCFSKCVENRYKESELNMAENTCIDRCVSKYWLVTNLVGQLLGSGRPPM, from the exons ATGGCTgccaacaataataatatgcaaGCAGCAATGGATAAAGAACAG atatatatgatgGCACAAACAGAGATGGAATACAGGGTCGAATTGTTTAACAA GTTAACCAACACATGTTTTTCTAAGTGTGTTGAGAATAG GTACAAAGAGTCTGAGTTAAACATGGCTGAAAACACCTGCATTGATCGTTGTGTATCGAAATATTGGCTG GTTACAAATCTTGTAGGCCAGCTGCTTGGATCTGGAAGGCCACCCATGTGA